The Enterobacter asburiae genomic sequence CACGCACCGCCTGCTGGAGAGCCTGGAAGATATGGTGACCGTGTGGGGAGAAGCCCGCTACGTGGTGCTGGCGCGCGAGCTGACCAAAACCTGGGAAACCATTCACGGTGCCCCAGTGGGTGAACTGCTGGCGTGGGTGAAGGAAGACGAAAACCGCCGCAAGGGTGAAATGGTGCTGATTGTCGAAGGGCATAAGGCGCAGGAAGACGCGCTCCCTGCCGACGCGCTGCGCACGCTGGCGCTGCTGCAGGCGGAACTGCCGCTGAAGAAGGCCGCCGCGCTGGCGGCGGAAATTCACGGCGTGAAGAAAAATGCGCTGTATAAGCATGCGCTGGAGCAGCAGGGTGAGTAATCCCCTGCCGCCTGTTTTGCCGGGTGGCGGCTGCGCCTAACCCGGCCTGCAGATCTTTAAGTGCGTTTTAGTTAACTGGCACCGCCTCAAACACCAGCGTTTCCAGCGGCTGCAGCGTAATCACCACCGCGTTTTTATACTCCTCCGGTACGGTTGAATTACTGCCGTACACCGCTTTCAGACGAAACTGCGCCGCGTTCCCTGTCGGGATTTCGAAATCTTTTGTTAAATCCAGGTAGTAGCTTTGCGGCTTATCCGACGGGTTACGCAAGCTGAGAATCGCTTTGTCCTTGCTCCAGGATGCCCAGCCGTACACCTGCAGCGCGGTTGGATCGCCACCAACCCAGTGCGTATCCACCAGCACGCCGGCGTTTTCCCGCGACCACTTCGCGGCCCGCGCCAGGGTATCCCACTTCGCCTTATTCAGCATTGAAGGGGTGATATACAGCTCCTGCAGCTGGGTTCCGGTCGCGAAGTAGCTCCAGACCTGATCGGCAAAGTCGCTGTCCGTTTGCACTTTCTCCAGCCCGTAATAGGCGTTTTCCGCGCTGACGATCCCGTGGTACATCAGCGAGTTCAGCGGGAACAGCGGGCCTTTGCGAACAATGGAGCGGTACGTTTCCGCATCGCGGTAGGTCATCCACTGCTGCACCGGCGTGCCGGGGCCGTACAGGTTGATGTCATCGCCCTGGCGCCAGATGGAATCAGCGTAGAACAGCCAGGATGGGCTGGCGTTGGTACCTGTCGTCAGGTTGATAAACAGATTGGGGTTGGCGCTGCGCATGTTGTGCAGCAGAGCGATAGAGGCGTCAAAATCCGAGGCGAACGGGCTGCCCTTAATATGCGAATTGGCATTACCCATCCCGTCCAGCTTGAACGAGGTAATGTGCTCGTTTTTAATTAGCTTAACGATCTGCTCATTGAAGTTTTTAAAATAGTTTGGGCCTGACAGCGCCAGTTTCCCGTCTACCGTTTCGAAACCGTACTCTTTTGCATGCGAGACGCGAGTGTCGCGCGGTTTGTTATATCCACCCCACGGCGAGAGCCACAGTCCAACCGAGCTGTGCATGCTGTCGGCTTTTTCCCGAACTTTGCCAAAACCGTTGCTGAATGCCGGGCCAAACAGCCAGCGCCCGGTCAGGTCATCCCAGCCGTCGTCAAGCAGGAAGGCGTCCAGCGCCACGCCGCGCCCGGTGATAAATTCCTTATTCCATTCATCCATCCGCCCCAGCACGTCCTGCTCGGAATATGGGGTAAAGAAGCCGATATCCATCCAGCTGTTGTAGTGTAAATAAGGCTTATACGGACGCGGGCGGACGGCATCAATAAACTGGTTTACGCTGCGGCGCAGCTGGCTGTTCTCCGGGAAGGTGCCGAAGCAGGTGGTAAAGCTGACCGGCGACTCTGGCTGAATCGGCGTTTTCAGCTCTACGTTGAGATTGGTGGTCGCTTCATAGGCGTAAGTGTTAACGATAGGCTTGTCAGGCAGAATAAAGAACGAGTCTGCGACGATCGGCGAGCTGTTAATCGCCCCGTCTACGTAAGGTGCCTGAGCCTGCTTTTTGGTCGGGAAGAAGGTAATTTTCGCCACGTCTCGCGGCTGGCCAACGGCGGCAACGGTGTAGTCGATGCTGGCGTATTTCCCCTTCACCAGGTTCAGCTTCACCGTTACGTTAAAGTCCGGATGGGTGAAATCGATGACCAGGCCGCTGTCCTGCTTTTCGACATGCTTGATTTTAAAATCAGCGGTGTGGATTTTCGTCTCGTCCGGAAGCGTCAGAAAGAACAGCTCCTGCGGCGTGAGCGGATGGTTAGCTCTGATGTCCTTAACCACTACCGTTGAGTTTGCATCATCAAATGACAGGGCTATATTGTCGTTACCGAGCGCGTAATTCGCGGCCACCGCGCTATGGGAAACGCACAGGGCCAGCACTGAGAGTGCGAGGATTTTTTTCATCAGCGTAAGCTCCTTTTTAATCAGACTTCTGCCGGAAGCAGCAATCGGTTTGCCGATCCGCAAACGGCGATCTTGCTTCTGACCACCTCTTTCATGGCGTCCATGCCGACCCGCATATAGAAGCGCGGATCGTTGCCCTGCGGGTTTTCGGCAAACCAGGCCTTAACCGCGTCAGAGAAAGCAATTTTCAGCTCGGTCGCCACGTTGACTTTGCACACGCCCAGCTCGATGGTGCGGCGAACAAACTCATCAGGCACATCGCTCGCGCCGTGCAGCACCAGCGGCACGGTGACCACTTCGCGGATTTCTGCCAGCCGCTGGAAGTCGATTTTCGGGCGTTTGGTATACAGGCCGTGCGCGGTGCCGATGGCGACGGCAAGGCTGTCTACGCCGGTAAGTTCGACGAAGCGTTTCGCCTCCTGCGGATCGGTGAGGAATGCGCTTTCCGCGTCCACGCTCATGTCATCTTCCACGCCGCCCAAGCGGCCCAGCTCGGCCTCGACGCTGCAGTCGTTGAGGTGGCAGAAATCGACCACCGACTTCACCAGCTTCACGTTTTGTTCAAACGGGTAGTGACTGCCGTCGATCATCGCGCTGCGCACGCCCGCGTTGACCTTGCGGCGAATATCGTCCAGCGATTCGTGGTGATCGAGGTGCAGCGCCAGCGGCATGTCGTAGGTGTGGGAGTAGGCGCTGCACAGAGCGTAGATCTCTTCCAGCGCAATATGCTTAAAGGTGCCCGGCGTGCCCGCGAGGATCACCGGCGATCGCATTTCGCTGCACGCTTCGAGGATCGCCTGAATCGTCTCCGCGTTGTGGATGTTGAACGCAGGAACGGCGTAGCCTTTTGCCTGCGCGTCCTGCAGAAGATATTTCGTCGAGATAATACTCATAATCAGATCCTCTTAAGCCTGCCACGGATGAATAACGACGCCCTGCACCACGCGGTTGACCGTCCCGCTGGCGGATGGCGTATCGGGCGTAATGCCTGTGCTAAGCGACTGGGTGAGCGCAAAGACCTGGGCATACATCAGGAAGCAGAACGCCTGTTCCATATCGATAAACGGACGTGAAGGCGGCAGCAGAATGTGCGGACCCGCTTCAATGACCGGAGCGTTTTCAGCGGCGATGGCAATGACGCGCAGGGCCTGGCGATCGCGGCGCAGCTCGGCCAGCAGATCCAGATCGTACTGACGCGTATACGGATGGCTGGAGATAAACACCACCACCAGCGTTTCGCTATCGACCAGCGACTTTGGCCCGTGACGGAAGCCCGTTGGGGAGTCGTAAAATGCCGCCAGCTTGCCCGCCGTCAGCTCCAGCACCTTCAGCGCCGATTCGCGCGCCGCGCCCTGCAGGCCGCCGCTTCCCAGATACACGATCCGTTTCCACGGTTCGCTGCCAAAGACGCCGTGGCTGAAATCCCCGAGCGAGGCGAGGATCGCCTGGCAGCGATCGGCGACGTCGCGGAAGGTGTGGGTATTGATCGTTTCCGGGGCGAACACGGCCAGACAGCTCGCCATCATGGTGGTAATGCTGCTGGTCATCGCGAACCCGCGATCGTGCGTTTCGGCAGGCATCAGCAGGGCAAAGGCGTTATCGCTGACGACG encodes the following:
- a CDS encoding alpha-galactosidase is translated as MKKILALSVLALCVSHSAVAANYALGNDNIALSFDDANSTVVVKDIRANHPLTPQELFFLTLPDETKIHTADFKIKHVEKQDSGLVIDFTHPDFNVTVKLNLVKGKYASIDYTVAAVGQPRDVAKITFFPTKKQAQAPYVDGAINSSPIVADSFFILPDKPIVNTYAYEATTNLNVELKTPIQPESPVSFTTCFGTFPENSQLRRSVNQFIDAVRPRPYKPYLHYNSWMDIGFFTPYSEQDVLGRMDEWNKEFITGRGVALDAFLLDDGWDDLTGRWLFGPAFSNGFGKVREKADSMHSSVGLWLSPWGGYNKPRDTRVSHAKEYGFETVDGKLALSGPNYFKNFNEQIVKLIKNEHITSFKLDGMGNANSHIKGSPFASDFDASIALLHNMRSANPNLFINLTTGTNASPSWLFYADSIWRQGDDINLYGPGTPVQQWMTYRDAETYRSIVRKGPLFPLNSLMYHGIVSAENAYYGLEKVQTDSDFADQVWSYFATGTQLQELYITPSMLNKAKWDTLARAAKWSRENAGVLVDTHWVGGDPTALQVYGWASWSKDKAILSLRNPSDKPQSYYLDLTKDFEIPTGNAAQFRLKAVYGSNSTVPEEYKNAVVITLQPLETLVFEAVPVN
- a CDS encoding SIS domain-containing protein, encoding MPQTTTAATTGTWTEEEIRQQPASWIRSLNNIDNLHASIDSFLTPLLRKDDLRIVLTGAGTSAFIGDIIAPWLSSHTGKNFTAVPTTDLVTNPMDYFSPAHPLLLISFARSGNSPESVAAVELANQFVPECYHLSITCNEAGSLYQNAVVSDNAFALLMPAETHDRGFAMTSSITTMMASCLAVFAPETINTHTFRDVADRCQAILASLGDFSHGVFGSEPWKRIVYLGSGGLQGAARESALKVLELTAGKLAAFYDSPTGFRHGPKSLVDSETLVVVFISSHPYTRQYDLDLLAELRRDRQALRVIAIAAENAPVIEAGPHILLPPSRPFIDMEQAFCFLMYAQVFALTQSLSTGITPDTPSASGTVNRVVQGVVIHPWQA
- the kbaY gene encoding tagatose-bisphosphate aldolase subunit KbaY, producing the protein MSIISTKYLLQDAQAKGYAVPAFNIHNAETIQAILEACSEMRSPVILAGTPGTFKHIALEEIYALCSAYSHTYDMPLALHLDHHESLDDIRRKVNAGVRSAMIDGSHYPFEQNVKLVKSVVDFCHLNDCSVEAELGRLGGVEDDMSVDAESAFLTDPQEAKRFVELTGVDSLAVAIGTAHGLYTKRPKIDFQRLAEIREVVTVPLVLHGASDVPDEFVRRTIELGVCKVNVATELKIAFSDAVKAWFAENPQGNDPRFYMRVGMDAMKEVVRSKIAVCGSANRLLLPAEV